A single region of the Oenococcus kitaharae DSM 17330 genome encodes:
- a CDS encoding glucose 1-dehydrogenase: MVSNSNDLFNIKGQVALITGGASGLGQYYTKALAMAGADVFIVSRTDKGWSETNKIVSAFGQKAEFMQQDITEDDAAKKIISSCIDKFGQLDILVNNAGVQIRNKILDFKDSDWLKVININLNALYFLSHEAAKVMAQQHSGKIINIGSMQSFRAGKFIFPYTASKHGVIGLTKAYADALAPEGIQVNAIAPGYIDTAMTKPLQEDKERNHEILAHIPENHWAAPSELMGTVIYLASKASNYVTGSTIAVDGGYLLR; this comes from the coding sequence ATGGTTTCAAATTCAAATGATTTGTTTAATATCAAAGGCCAAGTAGCCTTAATTACTGGGGGTGCATCAGGACTGGGCCAATATTACACAAAGGCTCTGGCGATGGCAGGGGCAGATGTTTTTATTGTTAGCCGCACGGATAAAGGATGGTCGGAGACGAACAAAATTGTGTCCGCTTTTGGTCAAAAAGCAGAGTTTATGCAACAGGATATCACCGAGGATGACGCAGCGAAAAAAATTATTTCTAGCTGTATTGATAAATTTGGTCAGTTAGATATTTTAGTTAATAATGCCGGTGTACAGATTAGAAATAAGATATTGGATTTCAAGGATAGTGATTGGCTGAAAGTCATTAATATCAATTTGAACGCACTGTATTTCTTGTCTCATGAGGCCGCTAAAGTTATGGCCCAACAACATTCGGGAAAAATAATCAATATCGGGTCCATGCAGTCATTTAGAGCTGGGAAGTTTATTTTTCCATATACAGCTAGTAAGCACGGCGTTATCGGTTTAACCAAAGCATACGCAGATGCCTTGGCGCCGGAAGGCATTCAAGTTAATGCCATTGCACCAGGCTATATCGATACAGCAATGACCAAGCCCTTACAAGAAGACAAGGAACGAAACCATGAAATTTTGGCCCACATCCCAGAAAATCATTGGGCAGCTCCTTCAGAACTTATGGGAACTGTGATTTATCTTGCAAGTAAAGCTTCTAATTATGTCACTGGCTCAACGATTGCTGTCGATGGCGGATATCTACTTAGGTAA
- a CDS encoding MerR family transcriptional regulator produces the protein MKKTILQVSQITGLSIATIRYYDHLGLLPDLKRNASGYRIFTQEDMSNLELIRCFRAVKIPIKQIKSMVETEQLTGKVFEKRLQTLSQQEQKLREYRDDIEVALLAIKIKIARYSALTKDTNSYDHGEEHIVNYLVELTKKNYQSEAHKWLSGLFSDLMNKNVKPNIFLKKDKYINLYFKKENTNTVLACFKLLSNLKY, from the coding sequence ATGAAAAAGACAATACTCCAAGTTTCTCAAATCACTGGTTTATCCATCGCAACAATTCGATACTACGATCATTTAGGTCTGTTACCAGACCTAAAGCGCAATGCCAGTGGTTATCGTATATTCACTCAGGAAGATATGAGCAATTTAGAGCTTATACGCTGTTTTAGAGCTGTTAAAATCCCTATCAAACAAATAAAATCAATGGTCGAAACAGAACAATTGACGGGCAAAGTTTTTGAGAAACGTCTACAAACCTTATCCCAACAGGAACAAAAGTTGAGAGAATATCGAGACGATATTGAAGTAGCTTTACTTGCGATCAAAATTAAAATAGCAAGATACAGCGCTCTTACAAAAGATACGAATAGTTATGACCACGGAGAAGAACATATCGTGAATTATTTGGTCGAGCTCACAAAGAAAAACTATCAATCGGAAGCCCATAAATGGTTATCAGGCCTTTTTTCCGATCTTATGAATAAAAATGTGAAACCAAATATATTTTTAAAGAAAGACAAATATATAAATTTATATTTTAAAAAAGAGAACACAAACACCGTCCTTGCCTGCTTTAAATTATTGTCAAACTTGAAATATTAA
- a CDS encoding SDR family NAD(P)-dependent oxidoreductase, producing the protein MASIQKPLINDPFNYRTTADKIMKHINLHGKNVIVTGGYSGIGLKVVTKLSKAGAHVIVPARSVQKAEKVLHRLSNIDVYQLDLMDSNSIENFGNKINQNKIAIDLLICNAGIMFAPLRRDSRGNESQLSTNYLGHFELVSVLYSALKLSKNARVILVTSRSQSWNGIDFNDPNFETKEYDSRMAYAQSKVADILFAVELDKRVRKDHIRAFAVHPGLVPGTNLGRFMIHDSHVLSNLYSLILNRFGASRLFSWKNKIMSLMHENKEYDYIKNVNQGAASILWAATSHLLDGMGGVFIEDCNVGILVPSDSKSKFGVRPWSVDSILAQRLWFLGEKIAGIRFEP; encoded by the coding sequence ATGGCATCAATACAGAAACCTTTAATTAACGACCCCTTCAACTATCGCACTACGGCTGACAAAATTATGAAGCATATTAATTTGCATGGCAAGAACGTTATTGTAACCGGTGGCTATAGTGGAATTGGACTTAAAGTAGTTACTAAACTTTCTAAGGCAGGTGCCCATGTGATAGTTCCAGCAAGATCTGTCCAAAAAGCGGAGAAAGTGCTCCACAGACTTTCAAATATCGATGTATATCAATTGGATCTCATGGACAGCAATTCAATTGAAAATTTTGGAAATAAAATCAATCAAAATAAAATTGCTATTGATTTATTAATCTGTAATGCTGGAATTATGTTTGCACCATTACGCCGAGATAGTCGCGGCAATGAATCACAATTATCAACAAACTATTTAGGGCATTTTGAGCTAGTTTCTGTCTTATACTCGGCACTAAAATTATCCAAAAACGCAAGAGTAATTTTAGTTACCTCTAGATCTCAAAGTTGGAATGGAATTGATTTTAACGATCCTAATTTTGAAACCAAAGAATATGATTCGCGTATGGCTTATGCACAATCCAAAGTTGCCGATATTCTTTTCGCAGTGGAGCTCGATAAAAGGGTTAGGAAAGATCATATCCGGGCATTTGCTGTCCACCCTGGATTAGTTCCCGGCACTAACTTGGGCCGTTTTATGATTCATGACAGCCATGTATTGTCAAATTTGTATAGCTTAATATTGAATCGCTTTGGTGCTTCAAGGTTATTTAGTTGGAAAAATAAAATTATGTCTCTTATGCATGAAAATAAAGAATATGACTATATTAAGAATGTTAATCAGGGTGCTGCTAGTATCTTGTGGGCGGCCACTAGTCATTTACTTGATGGCATGGGAGGTGTGTTTATCGAGGATTGTAACGTTGGCATTTTAGTTCCCTCCGACTCAAAATCAAAGTTTGGCGTAAGACCTTGGTCAGTTGATAGTATATTAGCTCAGCGTCTTTGGTTTTTGGGAGAAAAAATAGCTGGAATAAGATTCGAACCTTAA
- the tyrS gene encoding tyrosine--tRNA ligase, whose translation MGIIEDLKWRGSINQTTDEAGLTDLLKTKKISLYVGVDPTAKSIHIGNLIPLTILKRFQNAGHRPVIVIGGGTGMIGDPSGKATERQLLPPDVFDENVKRITKQLTRLFGKDGFEIVNNYDWLSKLNLISFLRDFGKLFPINVMLKRDVVASRLEVGISFTEFTYQILQAIDFYTLYKEKDVQLQVGGSDQYGNISSGVELIHKMVGPEAKAFGLTVPLLLKSDGTKFGKSAGGAIWLDPDLLSPYEFYQFFYNQSDTDVIKLLKIFTFLNPDEIDQLAKQVAEAPEERAAQKRLAQEVTAFVHGPEAVQEAEKISQILFTGEVQNLTGKQVAAAFSSVPSITIDSGEIPVLDLLTQDNLIEKSKRQAREDLKNGAISINGQKITDVDAVVNPADKFEGHFVIIRRGKKKYFLAKVH comes from the coding sequence ATGGGCATTATCGAAGATCTAAAATGGCGTGGTTCCATTAATCAAACCACTGACGAAGCCGGCCTGACTGACTTGCTGAAAACAAAAAAAATCAGCTTGTATGTAGGTGTTGACCCAACCGCAAAATCGATCCATATTGGTAATTTAATCCCGCTGACAATTTTGAAAAGATTCCAAAATGCCGGCCATCGACCAGTGATTGTGATTGGCGGCGGCACAGGTATGATCGGCGACCCTTCAGGAAAAGCCACAGAAAGGCAACTGTTGCCCCCTGATGTTTTTGATGAAAACGTGAAGCGAATTACAAAACAGTTAACTCGTCTATTCGGTAAAGATGGTTTTGAGATTGTCAACAATTATGATTGGCTATCCAAACTCAACCTGATTTCATTTTTACGCGATTTCGGAAAATTGTTTCCGATCAACGTCATGCTGAAACGAGATGTTGTCGCCTCCCGCTTGGAAGTCGGCATCAGCTTTACAGAATTCACTTATCAAATTCTCCAGGCGATTGATTTTTATACTTTGTATAAAGAAAAAGACGTGCAGCTGCAGGTAGGCGGCAGCGACCAGTACGGCAACATTTCCAGTGGTGTCGAATTAATCCACAAAATGGTTGGTCCAGAGGCTAAAGCTTTTGGCTTGACCGTGCCACTGTTATTGAAATCCGATGGCACAAAATTTGGTAAATCTGCCGGCGGTGCCATTTGGTTGGATCCAGATCTGCTGTCGCCTTATGAGTTTTATCAATTCTTCTACAATCAATCCGACACTGATGTTATCAAGCTATTAAAGATTTTCACTTTCTTAAATCCAGATGAAATTGATCAGTTAGCCAAACAAGTTGCTGAAGCACCAGAAGAACGTGCCGCACAAAAACGTTTGGCCCAAGAAGTAACGGCTTTTGTGCACGGACCGGAAGCTGTTCAAGAAGCCGAAAAAATTTCACAGATTTTATTTACCGGTGAGGTACAGAATCTTACCGGTAAGCAGGTAGCAGCGGCGTTTTCCAGTGTGCCTTCTATAACAATCGATAGTGGTGAAATTCCTGTCTTGGACCTGCTGACGCAAGATAACCTCATTGAAAAGTCCAAACGTCAGGCACGTGAGGATTTGAAAAATGGTGCTATTTCAATCAATGGTCAAAAAATCACTGATGTTGACGCAGTGGTCAATCCTGCAGACAAATTCGAAGGCCATTTTGTGATTATCCGCCGCGGAAAGAAAAAATATTTTCTAGCCAAAGTACATTAG
- a CDS encoding aminoacyl-tRNA deacylase: protein MSKHPKIKKTQVEQLLDKNKIVYKPIQIDFLNTSKEQIPQMLVRAGIDRQSLIYKTLASSGDKTGPIIAVLPITAHLDEKKLAAASGNKRTEMLPLKELQKTTGYVHGANNPVGIWHNHHGKFPIYFDKQALTDGKIYVSAGELGRSDLIDAQQVADLISASFADLTAD, encoded by the coding sequence ATGAGTAAACATCCAAAGATTAAAAAAACACAAGTTGAGCAATTACTGGATAAAAATAAAATTGTTTATAAACCTATTCAGATAGATTTTTTAAATACTAGTAAAGAACAAATACCACAGATGCTGGTCCGGGCTGGCATTGACCGGCAATCATTAATTTACAAAACACTGGCTTCTAGCGGCGATAAAACCGGGCCGATCATTGCTGTTTTACCTATCACAGCTCATCTAGACGAGAAAAAACTGGCGGCCGCTTCGGGAAACAAGCGTACTGAAATGCTGCCATTAAAAGAACTGCAAAAGACAACCGGCTATGTTCATGGCGCAAATAATCCGGTCGGTATCTGGCACAATCATCACGGAAAGTTCCCAATTTATTTTGATAAACAGGCGTTAACCGATGGCAAAATTTATGTGTCAGCTGGTGAATTGGGCCGTAGTGACTTAATCGATGCCCAACAAGTAGCTGATTTAATTTCGGCCTCTTTTGCTGATCTGACAGCTGACTAG
- a CDS encoding phosphoketolase family protein — MAANAPAVDYDSTEYLELVDKWWRATNYLSGGMIFLKSNPLFSVTHTPLKEEDVKFKPIGHWGTISGQTFLYAHENRLINKYGLNSFYVEGPGHGGQVMVTNSYLDGSYTEDYPEITQDLKGMAKLFKRFSFPGGIGSHATAQTPGSFHEGGELGYSLSHGIGAILDNPDQIGFVTVGDGETETGPAMTAWHGLKFVNPKTDGAVLPVLDLNGWKISNPTIFSRMSDEQITKFFEGLGWSPRFLENDDIHDYMAYHKKAAKIFDQAIEDIKQIQKDARENDKYQDGTVPAWPVIIARLPKGWGGPKFDEDGNPIENSFRAHQVPLNFSAEHMEELPQFEEWMNSYKPEELFNEDGSLKAEIAAIAPKGKSRMAANPLANAGVDNSDLKLPDWKEYTTGVTPENRGHEMKDGNMNMDMVTLSGFLAGVAKLNPTRFRFFGPDETMSNRLWKLFDKTPRQWMSKIKFPNDALLAPEGRIIDSQLSEHQAEGWLEGYTLTGRVGMFASYESFLRVVDSMINEYFKWIRQADAEPWRNKYQSLNLISTSTVFQQDHNGYTHQDPGMLTNLAEKKQNYIRQYLPADGNELLAVAARALVDRQKINHIVASKQPRQQWFTTEEAEKLVNDGLGIVDWASTAPKGDVDITFASAGTEPTIETLAALWLVNQAFPDVKFHYVNVVELGRLQKKVGPLNDDRSLSDEEFDKFFPAGKPVVFGFHGFEDLIESIFYERNHHNLHAHGYREDGDITTTYDMRVYSELDRFHQAIDAVSALKDEGVVDGEKADNFIADMNKILDKHFEVTRNEGRDIEEFTDWNWSPLK, encoded by the coding sequence ATGGCAGCTAATGCACCTGCAGTTGATTATGATTCAACTGAATATCTAGAACTCGTCGATAAGTGGTGGCGTGCAACCAACTACTTGTCTGGCGGAATGATTTTCCTAAAGAGCAACCCACTCTTTAGTGTTACGCATACTCCTTTAAAAGAAGAAGATGTTAAATTTAAGCCAATTGGTCACTGGGGAACTATCTCAGGACAGACTTTCTTGTACGCTCATGAGAACCGTTTGATCAACAAGTATGGACTGAATTCCTTCTATGTTGAAGGACCTGGTCATGGTGGCCAAGTTATGGTTACGAATTCATATCTTGATGGTTCATACACGGAAGACTATCCAGAGATTACTCAGGATCTTAAAGGTATGGCTAAGTTATTCAAGCGCTTCTCATTCCCTGGCGGAATTGGATCACATGCGACAGCTCAGACGCCTGGTTCTTTCCATGAAGGTGGTGAGTTAGGTTATTCACTTTCTCACGGTATTGGCGCTATTCTTGATAACCCTGATCAGATTGGTTTCGTTACAGTCGGCGATGGCGAGACTGAGACTGGTCCAGCTATGACTGCTTGGCACGGTTTGAAGTTCGTTAACCCGAAGACTGACGGTGCGGTACTGCCAGTTCTTGATTTAAACGGTTGGAAGATTTCTAACCCGACTATCTTTAGCCGCATGTCTGATGAACAGATTACCAAGTTCTTCGAAGGACTTGGCTGGTCACCACGTTTTCTTGAAAATGACGATATCCATGACTATATGGCTTACCACAAAAAGGCTGCCAAAATTTTTGATCAGGCTATTGAAGATATTAAGCAGATCCAAAAAGATGCTCGTGAAAATGATAAATATCAAGATGGTACTGTCCCTGCATGGCCAGTGATCATTGCTCGTTTGCCAAAGGGCTGGGGCGGTCCGAAATTTGATGAAGACGGAAACCCAATTGAAAATAGTTTCCGTGCTCACCAAGTTCCATTGAACTTCTCAGCTGAGCATATGGAAGAATTACCACAGTTTGAAGAGTGGATGAATTCTTACAAGCCTGAAGAATTGTTTAATGAAGACGGTTCTCTGAAAGCTGAGATTGCCGCAATTGCACCTAAAGGCAAGAGTCGTATGGCCGCTAACCCGCTTGCAAACGCTGGTGTTGATAATTCCGACTTGAAACTCCCTGATTGGAAAGAGTACACGACTGGTGTTACTCCTGAAAACCGTGGGCATGAAATGAAAGATGGCAACATGAACATGGACATGGTTACTCTGTCTGGATTCTTGGCCGGCGTAGCTAAGTTGAACCCGACACGTTTCCGCTTCTTTGGACCAGATGAGACGATGTCTAACCGCTTGTGGAAGTTGTTCGATAAGACACCTCGTCAGTGGATGAGCAAGATTAAGTTCCCTAATGACGCTTTGCTTGCCCCAGAAGGCCGTATCATTGATTCTCAGTTGTCTGAGCACCAAGCTGAAGGCTGGTTGGAAGGTTATACTTTGACCGGACGTGTCGGCATGTTTGCTTCTTATGAGTCCTTCTTGCGTGTTGTTGATTCTATGATCAACGAATACTTCAAGTGGATCCGTCAAGCTGATGCTGAGCCATGGCGCAACAAGTATCAATCATTGAATTTGATTTCTACCTCTACGGTCTTCCAGCAAGACCATAACGGTTATACTCACCAAGATCCTGGTATGTTGACGAACTTGGCCGAGAAGAAACAAAACTACATCCGTCAGTATCTACCGGCTGATGGTAACGAATTGTTGGCCGTTGCTGCACGTGCCTTAGTTGACCGTCAGAAGATCAACCATATCGTTGCTTCTAAGCAGCCTCGTCAACAGTGGTTCACTACTGAAGAGGCTGAAAAATTGGTTAACGATGGTCTTGGTATTGTTGATTGGGCATCCACGGCTCCTAAGGGTGATGTTGATATTACCTTTGCTTCAGCTGGTACTGAACCAACGATCGAGACACTTGCTGCTTTGTGGCTTGTCAACCAGGCATTCCCTGATGTTAAGTTCCATTATGTGAACGTTGTTGAATTGGGACGTTTGCAGAAGAAAGTTGGACCTTTGAACGATGACCGTTCATTGTCTGATGAAGAATTCGATAAGTTCTTCCCAGCTGGCAAGCCTGTTGTCTTTGGCTTCCATGGCTTTGAAGATTTGATTGAATCAATCTTCTATGAGCGTAATCACCACAACCTTCATGCACATGGTTATCGTGAAGATGGTGATATCACGACAACTTATGACATGCGTGTTTATTCTGAATTGGATCGTTTCCACCAAGCAATCGATGCTGTTTCAGCATTGAAAGATGAAGGTGTTGTTGATGGCGAAAAGGCTGATAACTTTATCGCTGATATGAACAAGATTCTCGACAAGCATTTCGAAGTTACTCGTAATGAAGGTCGCGATATCGAAGAATTCACTGATTGGAACTGGAGTCCTTTGAAGTAA
- a CDS encoding alpha/beta hydrolase, translating to MDYISVNFFSQSLKMKTTFNVCLPSKITRELSPIILLHGMGDDENSWLQNSLLPQYLAKKQLALIMPRADLSYYQDTPFGNNYFNYVSMELLQKCRQLFPLQKDRQYTYIAGISMGGYGALKVALNHPDSFAKCYTLSPNVDLLKSWRTHPDRDAWFSALFDSPELFSRSSNDLFSLVSHWDDAAPKPAIYIACGQADPFYDDCLRFYKNFKKQHFPGSQDISSPQGHNWIFWNEQLKKVFEDAASLSL from the coding sequence ATGGATTATATTTCTGTTAATTTCTTTAGTCAGAGTTTGAAGATGAAGACGACTTTTAATGTCTGTTTGCCAAGTAAAATTACTCGAGAATTGAGTCCAATAATCCTATTACATGGTATGGGTGATGATGAGAATTCCTGGCTGCAAAATTCATTATTGCCGCAGTATTTAGCGAAAAAACAATTGGCACTGATTATGCCTCGAGCCGATTTAAGTTATTATCAGGACACGCCGTTTGGGAATAATTATTTTAATTATGTTTCAATGGAGCTTTTGCAAAAATGCCGTCAATTATTTCCGCTGCAAAAGGATCGCCAGTACACCTACATTGCCGGTATTTCCATGGGTGGTTACGGTGCTTTAAAAGTCGCTTTGAATCATCCAGATAGCTTTGCTAAGTGTTACACTTTATCGCCGAATGTTGATTTGTTGAAAAGTTGGCGTACACATCCAGATAGAGATGCTTGGTTTAGTGCTTTATTTGACAGTCCGGAACTGTTTAGCAGGTCTTCTAACGATCTTTTTTCTTTAGTCTCCCACTGGGATGATGCTGCCCCTAAGCCAGCTATTTATATTGCTTGTGGCCAAGCGGACCCCTTCTATGATGATTGCCTGCGTTTTTACAAAAATTTTAAGAAACAACATTTCCCTGGCTCTCAGGATATTTCATCGCCACAAGGACATAATTGGATTTTTTGGAATGAGCAATTAAAAAAAGTTTTTGAAGATGCAGCATCACTGTCATTGTGA
- a CDS encoding asparaginase: protein MKKILVLATGGTIVSTAHKNGLAPGMTINQLSAFFDSAEGPIDFIPLMDKDSTNMQPEDWIKMSQTIRSHPDFDAYLITHGTDTMAYTAAGLSYLLSDFEKPVIITGSQIPLTFEHTDAKKNINDALLAARTIDFPGVYVVFDGRVIAGTRAVKVKSKSFDAFDSINFPLIAQIENQQFKILYRPSFNPGPITSRTGLNTNIYVIRAFPGLSVKFFDFIEQEKAALIIESLGNGGLPSVGRNLVAGVEKLSQAGLPVIITTQIMNEGQDIDLYEVGQRVEQAGGITAGDMNTEAIVAKLMWTMRQTKNLSQIKNIMQTPIAHDLDHL from the coding sequence ATGAAAAAAATTCTTGTATTAGCTACAGGTGGGACTATTGTTTCTACTGCACATAAAAATGGCTTGGCTCCTGGTATGACAATCAACCAGTTGTCAGCTTTTTTTGATTCAGCCGAAGGGCCAATTGACTTCATACCGCTTATGGATAAAGACTCGACCAATATGCAGCCCGAAGATTGGATTAAAATGTCCCAGACGATTAGGTCACATCCTGACTTTGATGCATATTTAATCACCCACGGCACTGATACAATGGCTTACACAGCTGCCGGCTTATCATATTTACTCAGTGATTTTGAAAAGCCCGTTATTATCACCGGATCGCAAATTCCTCTAACCTTTGAACACACGGATGCCAAGAAAAACATCAATGATGCCTTACTCGCAGCACGCACGATTGACTTCCCAGGCGTTTATGTTGTCTTCGATGGCCGTGTCATTGCTGGCACCCGTGCGGTTAAAGTAAAATCAAAGTCTTTTGACGCTTTCGATTCAATTAACTTCCCTTTGATTGCCCAGATCGAAAATCAGCAATTCAAAATTCTTTATCGGCCTAGTTTTAATCCTGGTCCTATCACAAGTAGGACCGGTCTCAATACGAACATCTATGTCATCAGAGCATTTCCAGGTTTATCGGTTAAATTTTTCGATTTTATCGAGCAAGAAAAAGCCGCCCTTATTATTGAAAGTCTTGGTAACGGCGGTTTACCTAGTGTGGGACGCAACTTAGTCGCAGGCGTTGAAAAACTTTCTCAAGCCGGCTTACCGGTAATTATTACCACTCAAATTATGAATGAAGGGCAAGATATCGACCTTTATGAGGTTGGCCAAAGAGTTGAACAAGCTGGTGGCATCACGGCCGGTGATATGAATACCGAAGCTATCGTGGCCAAACTGATGTGGACGATGCGGCAGACTAAAAACTTATCTCAGATCAAAAACATCATGCAAACGCCTATCGCCCACGATTTAGATCATCTATAA
- a CDS encoding ABC transporter substrate-binding protein/permease: MFKFLTRSFSFLLIFTLFVPFVFSAADAKKTTYNITTDVTYPPFEFQKENGQYTGIDVEIIHTIAKREGFAMNLKPISFNSGAQMVLSGQMDAIIAGMSITPERQKVYDFSRPYYRTGVVWAVSSKSKIKNLSQLRGQTVALKTGTASADYAKSIQKKYGFKVSYFNDSNTMYNDVVVGNSAATFEDLPVMQYAIKNGLELRIPSSKVANAGWYGFAVKKGKNRALLRAFNKGLVAIQKDGTYDRIVKKYLGQSQKHYSGNSASDAKSSGIWSLLVSNWPGFLSGIIKTIQLTVVGIILASIWGVLLGVCGVAELKILRAFSKTVIYIFRGLPLLVLAFFIYIGLPHVLDIKIPAFIAGIITLTLNEGAYTGAFVRGGFEAVDKGQMEAARSNGLTYWQSMYHIVMPQGIRIMVPSFVNQFIITLKDTSILQAIGIVELTQTGNLIVARTQQGFQIWAIVALMYLVMITLLTWLSNWVQSKVKA, from the coding sequence ATGTTTAAATTTTTGACTAGATCATTCAGCTTTTTACTTATTTTTACGCTGTTCGTTCCCTTTGTATTCTCTGCTGCGGACGCCAAGAAAACGACATATAATATTACGACGGATGTCACCTACCCACCTTTTGAATTTCAAAAAGAAAACGGGCAGTATACCGGGATTGATGTCGAAATCATCCATACTATCGCAAAACGCGAGGGATTTGCCATGAATTTGAAGCCCATTTCCTTTAACTCCGGCGCACAAATGGTACTTTCCGGACAGATGGACGCTATTATCGCCGGCATGAGCATCACGCCAGAAAGACAGAAAGTCTACGATTTCAGCCGCCCTTATTATCGGACAGGTGTTGTGTGGGCTGTTTCTAGCAAATCGAAAATTAAAAATTTGTCTCAGCTACGCGGTCAAACAGTTGCATTGAAAACAGGTACCGCTTCAGCTGATTACGCCAAAAGTATTCAAAAGAAATACGGTTTTAAAGTTAGTTATTTTAATGATTCCAACACGATGTATAACGATGTGGTTGTCGGTAATTCGGCAGCTACTTTTGAAGACTTGCCGGTTATGCAGTATGCGATCAAAAATGGGCTTGAATTAAGAATTCCCAGCAGCAAAGTAGCCAATGCCGGCTGGTATGGATTTGCTGTTAAAAAAGGTAAAAATCGTGCTTTATTGCGTGCTTTCAATAAGGGCCTAGTCGCGATCCAAAAAGATGGTACCTATGACCGTATCGTGAAGAAATATCTTGGCCAAAGTCAAAAGCATTATTCCGGCAACTCGGCTAGTGATGCCAAGTCTTCCGGTATTTGGTCCTTACTAGTATCTAATTGGCCCGGTTTTCTCAGCGGCATTATTAAAACGATTCAGTTAACAGTTGTCGGTATTATTCTGGCTTCAATTTGGGGAGTGCTGCTCGGCGTCTGTGGTGTCGCAGAACTAAAAATTTTACGTGCGTTTTCAAAAACTGTGATTTATATTTTCCGCGGGTTGCCGTTACTCGTACTGGCTTTCTTTATCTACATCGGTCTTCCGCATGTGCTGGATATTAAGATCCCAGCATTTATTGCAGGTATTATCACACTGACATTAAATGAGGGCGCCTATACCGGGGCTTTTGTCCGAGGCGGTTTTGAGGCAGTCGACAAGGGGCAAATGGAAGCCGCGCGTTCTAACGGTTTAACATACTGGCAGTCGATGTATCATATTGTAATGCCGCAAGGTATTCGAATTATGGTGCCGAGTTTTGTTAACCAATTTATTATTACTTTGAAGGATACCTCAATTCTGCAGGCAATCGGCATTGTCGAACTGACTCAGACCGGTAACTTGATCGTTGCCAGAACGCAGCAAGGCTTTCAAATTTGGGCGATTGTTGCCTTAATGTACCTAGTTATGATTACGCTGCTTACTTGGCTATCTAACTGGGTACAATCTAAAGTTAAAGCATAA
- a CDS encoding ABC transporter ATP-binding protein — MTEINLKQVSLSLAGKPVLNAIDLSVEKGQWITLTGPSGSGKSTILKLIANLINPDSGIIFFQEKNIQELDPINYRRQVSYAVQSAQLFGKTVKDNLDFPYLIRKKAIDEKHEKSLLTAFDLPEDFLYKSVLDISGGQRQRVALARNFVFPPQVLLLDEVTTGLDELTKKIVRQVIEENNHRGLTVIEVTHEAEDLSEAKKIYIVDKGRIQQETAHE, encoded by the coding sequence ATGACAGAAATTAACTTAAAACAGGTATCACTTTCATTGGCCGGAAAACCGGTTTTAAATGCGATTGATTTATCGGTGGAAAAAGGGCAGTGGATTACACTTACCGGTCCGTCCGGGTCTGGAAAATCGACGATTTTAAAACTGATTGCCAATCTGATTAATCCAGACTCTGGAATCATTTTTTTTCAAGAAAAAAATATTCAAGAACTCGATCCGATTAATTATCGTCGGCAAGTGAGCTATGCGGTTCAGTCGGCGCAGTTATTTGGCAAAACTGTCAAGGATAATCTAGACTTTCCTTACTTGATTAGAAAAAAAGCGATTGATGAAAAACATGAGAAATCTTTATTGACAGCTTTTGATTTACCCGAAGATTTTTTGTACAAATCTGTTTTAGATATCTCGGGCGGCCAGCGGCAGCGCGTCGCCTTGGCCAGAAATTTTGTTTTTCCACCACAGGTACTATTGCTGGATGAGGTGACAACCGGCTTGGACGAATTAACCAAAAAAATTGTCCGCCAAGTAATCGAAGAAAACAATCACAGAGGACTGACCGTGATCGAAGTGACGCACGAAGCTGAAGATCTCAGCGAAGCAAAGAAAATTTATATCGTTGATAAAGGCAGGATTCAGCAGGAGACCGCTCATGAATAA